The uncultured Pseudodesulfovibrio sp. genome includes a region encoding these proteins:
- a CDS encoding response regulator gives MNQIRVLVVDDEPDFLKLIRRRLTKRNVLVDTVTNGEAALAFLRENPVNVVILDVRMPGLSGIDTLKEIRKRFRDTEVIMLTGHGSLQSGIEGISLGAYDYILKPFSIDNLLERIRAAYEHARLRIERRGQQ, from the coding sequence ATGAACCAGATCCGCGTACTTGTGGTCGACGACGAACCCGATTTCCTGAAGCTCATCCGGCGCAGGCTGACCAAGCGCAACGTTCTCGTGGACACCGTGACCAACGGCGAGGCCGCGCTGGCCTTCCTTCGGGAGAATCCGGTGAATGTGGTCATCCTGGACGTGCGCATGCCCGGCTTGTCCGGCATCGACACGCTGAAGGAGATCCGCAAGCGGTTCCGCGACACCGAGGTCATCATGCTCACCGGACACGGCTCCCTGCAGTCGGGCATCGAAGGCATCAGCCTCGGGGCCTACGACTACATCCTCAAGCCGTTCTCCATCGACAACCTGCTCGAACGCATCCGCGCGGCCTATGAGCACGCCAGGCTGCGCATCGAGAGGCGGGGGCAGCAATGA
- a CDS encoding permease, protein MKTFLTLWNEAAVTSLGLFWTAFWAFGLGYLISSMIQVFVTRSRMKKGMGKASIGSVGLGTFFGFLSSSCSFAALSTTRSLFAKGAGLVPALAFMLSSTNLVVELGIIIALFLSWQFVLGEYLGGVLLILFMWAVVALTLPKGLEKKAREHARAKSGDDGDDDNPDWRSMIRSAEGWLKVARQYGMEWDMVWKDVSIGFTVAGIIAIFVPREFFQALFIDSGAAHPAFWQVLAQAVIGPIAAFFTFIGSMGNVPLAAVLFTNGVSFAGVMAFLFSDLVVFPVVRIQAGYYGWKMALYLVGVLLLALVATSVVLHYGFAAFDMLPTESAGRIMADRHFFAVDYTMFLNVAFAVMTGAFWLWKRRADRAAMDGHMDHGGGHEGMSHGSSSLGERLLFWFAMVAYVWLAGGVFVPLFAG, encoded by the coding sequence ATGAAGACTTTTTTGACCTTGTGGAACGAAGCGGCGGTGACGTCGCTGGGGCTGTTTTGGACTGCATTTTGGGCCTTTGGGCTGGGCTATCTCATCAGCAGCATGATCCAGGTCTTCGTCACCCGCAGCCGTATGAAAAAGGGAATGGGCAAGGCTTCGATCGGGAGCGTGGGACTCGGCACCTTTTTCGGCTTTCTGTCGAGCTCATGCAGCTTTGCGGCGCTGTCCACCACCCGGTCGCTTTTTGCCAAAGGCGCGGGGCTGGTACCGGCCTTGGCATTCATGCTCTCGTCCACCAATCTCGTGGTGGAGCTGGGCATCATCATCGCCTTGTTCCTTTCCTGGCAGTTCGTGTTGGGCGAGTACCTGGGCGGGGTGTTGCTCATCCTCTTCATGTGGGCCGTGGTCGCTCTGACCCTGCCCAAAGGGCTGGAGAAGAAGGCCAGGGAACATGCCCGGGCCAAGTCCGGCGACGACGGGGATGACGACAACCCGGACTGGCGGTCAATGATCCGTTCGGCCGAAGGATGGCTCAAGGTGGCCCGGCAATACGGCATGGAGTGGGACATGGTCTGGAAGGACGTGTCCATCGGCTTCACCGTGGCCGGAATCATCGCGATCTTTGTCCCGCGTGAGTTTTTCCAGGCCCTGTTCATCGATTCCGGGGCGGCCCATCCGGCCTTCTGGCAGGTATTGGCTCAGGCCGTCATCGGCCCCATCGCCGCCTTTTTCACTTTTATCGGTTCCATGGGCAACGTGCCCCTTGCCGCGGTACTCTTCACCAACGGGGTCAGCTTCGCCGGAGTCATGGCCTTTCTGTTCAGCGACCTTGTGGTCTTTCCGGTGGTCCGTATCCAGGCGGGATACTACGGCTGGAAGATGGCTCTTTATCTTGTGGGCGTGCTGCTTCTGGCGCTGGTCGCCACGTCCGTGGTCCTGCACTACGGCTTCGCCGCCTTCGATATGCTGCCAACAGAAAGCGCGGGACGTATCATGGCCGACCGGCATTTCTTTGCGGTCGACTACACCATGTTTCTCAATGTGGCGTTCGCCGTCATGACCGGCGCGTTCTGGCTGTGGAAGCGCAGGGCCGACCGGGCCGCCATGGACGGCCACATGGATCATGGCGGGGGCCACGAGGGCATGTCCCACGGCTCCTCCTCACTGGGGGAACGTCTGCTTTTCTGGTTCGCCATGGTCGCCTATGTCTGGCTGGCCGGAGGCGTTTTCGTCCCGCTTTTCGCGGGCTGA
- a CDS encoding TIGR03905 family TSCPD domain-containing protein, which translates to MKSNLSELTPLAPLDLAAPADENLEVFKPENVCSKMIRYKVEDGRLKRLQFTGGCDGNLKAIAALVEGMKVEDVVDKLKGITCGKKNTSCVDQLCVSLLGGSH; encoded by the coding sequence ATGAAATCCAATCTTTCCGAACTCACTCCGCTTGCCCCTCTCGACCTGGCCGCACCGGCCGATGAGAACCTCGAAGTCTTCAAGCCCGAGAACGTCTGCTCGAAAATGATCCGCTACAAAGTGGAGGACGGCCGTCTGAAACGGTTGCAGTTCACCGGTGGATGCGACGGCAACCTCAAGGCTATCGCCGCGCTGGTGGAAGGCATGAAGGTCGAGGACGTGGTGGACAAGCTCAAGGGCATCACCTGCGGCAAGAAGAACACTTCCTGCGTGGACCAGCTCTGCGTCTCCCTGCTGGGCGGCAGCCACTAA
- a CDS encoding ATP-binding protein gives MSLTYARRVVMLGRSAFPISCLAVGAAAWFHGRTGDHLALAVAVAVAGGMWLLLWASARWLDQAEAERVEMNDQLIQSQRVLALGELSTGIAHEINNPLNIILQEAELMRCDLNADISPEALPEVLEEVRTSLNVIHAQVSRCSDITHKLLDLARNRKPVAQEADVNRLVEDMLELVERESGPRHINIHREFDPHLPAVISDPPLLRQVFLNLLINAVQAVDRDGDIFITTFRDGAMACTEIRDTGPGIPDEYRDRIFNPFFTTKAPGQGTGLGLSVSLRIVNELGGDILVRSSRGQGASFNVRIPFKR, from the coding sequence ATGAGTCTGACCTATGCCCGACGGGTCGTCATGCTCGGCCGATCCGCCTTCCCGATCTCCTGTCTGGCCGTGGGCGCGGCCGCATGGTTCCACGGGCGCACGGGCGACCACCTGGCCCTGGCCGTGGCCGTGGCAGTGGCCGGAGGCATGTGGCTGCTGCTCTGGGCCTCGGCCCGTTGGCTGGACCAGGCCGAGGCCGAGCGCGTCGAAATGAACGACCAGCTCATCCAGTCCCAGCGGGTTCTGGCCCTGGGCGAACTGTCCACGGGCATCGCCCACGAGATCAACAACCCGCTGAACATCATCCTTCAGGAGGCGGAGCTGATGCGCTGCGACCTGAACGCCGACATTTCGCCCGAAGCCCTACCCGAGGTGCTGGAAGAGGTCCGCACCAGCCTGAACGTCATACACGCACAGGTCTCACGCTGCTCGGATATCACCCACAAGCTTCTGGACCTGGCCCGCAACCGCAAGCCCGTGGCCCAGGAAGCGGACGTGAACAGGTTGGTGGAGGACATGCTCGAGCTGGTGGAGCGCGAATCAGGCCCGCGTCACATCAACATTCACAGGGAATTCGACCCGCATCTGCCCGCGGTGATCTCCGACCCTCCCCTGCTGCGCCAGGTATTCCTGAACCTGCTCATCAACGCGGTTCAGGCAGTGGACCGGGACGGCGACATCTTCATCACCACCTTCCGGGACGGGGCCATGGCCTGCACCGAAATACGCGACACCGGGCCGGGGATTCCCGACGAATACCGGGACCGGATCTTCAACCCGTTTTTCACCACCAAGGCACCGGGGCAGGGCACCGGGCTCGGCCTGTCCGTCAGCCTGCGGATCGTCAACGAGCTGGGCGGCGACATCCTGGTGCGGTCATCCAGGGGACAGGGCGCATCGTTCAACGTGCGCATTCCCTTCAAACGATAA
- a CDS encoding response regulator, producing the protein MNPKAKILVVDDEERFRQSLCRLLRAEGLTVDSAASGLDALNKLATNDFDVVLLDMKMDGMSGAETFNEMQLQGFDVETVCLTGHTSISDAMKLLHNGVFDYLLKPASMPEILETVQRAMERKLLRHGKIGVSELLDGSGSR; encoded by the coding sequence ATGAATCCCAAGGCGAAAATTCTCGTGGTCGACGACGAAGAACGGTTTCGGCAGTCGCTGTGCCGCCTGCTCCGCGCGGAAGGATTGACCGTGGATTCGGCGGCGAGCGGACTCGACGCCCTGAACAAGCTGGCCACCAACGACTTCGACGTGGTTTTGCTGGACATGAAGATGGATGGCATGTCGGGTGCGGAGACCTTCAACGAAATGCAGTTGCAGGGCTTTGACGTGGAAACGGTCTGCCTGACCGGGCACACCTCCATCAGCGACGCCATGAAGCTGTTGCACAACGGGGTCTTCGACTATCTGCTCAAGCCCGCTTCCATGCCCGAGATTCTCGAGACCGTGCAGCGGGCCATGGAGCGCAAGCTTTTGCGACACGGCAAGATAGGCGTGTCCGAACTGCTGGACGGATCGGGTTCCCGCTAG
- a CDS encoding ABC transporter permease: MSSKRIDRVRQLTLLALTGPNVLFLGIFCVAPLAVLFSYSFFQVDFVAILREPTLANYARVLESETYRGLVIKALMYGVGIAAICSVIAYPLAFFIAKRVKVYKAPLLTLLLIPLYTGDLIRIFAWRVVLGAEGVLNSLLMWLGIIKEPIWVLLFSPFSTALVLTYNYLPFMVLPLWAAIEAMDDSYLEAAMDLGCRHAATFFKVVLPLTGAGLIAGFMMVFVLVVGDYLTPQLIGGSSGVTVTSAIHDMFGAAFDWPTGSALAWVLLTAMAAFITVAVYLFYKSPWGRGIRGAK, translated from the coding sequence ATGAGTTCCAAGCGCATCGACCGAGTCCGGCAACTGACGCTGCTGGCCCTGACCGGACCCAACGTCCTGTTCCTGGGCATCTTCTGCGTCGCTCCCCTGGCCGTGCTCTTCAGCTACAGCTTCTTCCAGGTGGACTTCGTGGCCATCCTGCGCGAGCCCACCCTGGCCAACTACGCCCGGGTCCTCGAAAGCGAGACCTATCGCGGCCTGGTCATCAAGGCACTCATGTACGGCGTCGGCATCGCGGCCATCTGCTCGGTCATCGCCTACCCGCTGGCCTTCTTCATCGCGAAAAGGGTCAAGGTCTACAAGGCCCCGCTACTCACCCTGCTGCTCATTCCGCTCTACACCGGCGACCTGATCCGCATCTTCGCCTGGCGCGTGGTGCTCGGGGCCGAGGGCGTGCTCAACTCCCTGCTCATGTGGCTGGGAATCATCAAGGAGCCCATCTGGGTCCTCCTGTTTTCGCCCTTTTCCACGGCTTTGGTCCTGACCTACAACTACCTGCCTTTCATGGTCCTGCCACTGTGGGCGGCCATCGAGGCCATGGACGACTCCTACCTCGAAGCGGCCATGGACCTGGGCTGCCGCCATGCGGCCACGTTCTTCAAGGTGGTTCTGCCCCTGACCGGGGCCGGGCTCATCGCCGGTTTCATGATGGTCTTCGTTCTGGTGGTCGGCGACTACCTGACCCCGCAGCTCATCGGCGGGTCCTCGGGTGTGACCGTGACCAGTGCCATTCACGACATGTTCGGCGCGGCCTTTGACTGGCCCACCGGCTCTGCCCTGGCCTGGGTGCTCCTGACCGCCATGGCCGCGTTCATCACCGTCGCCGTGTATCTCTTCTACAAGTCCCCGTGGGGACGCGGCATCAGGGGGGCGAAATAA
- a CDS encoding 4Fe-4S double cluster binding domain-containing protein has product MNTQELKQVAVDAGATVARIADLERLRGIETLPPDLLDGFRYAVSMAVALSDPIIETITNLPTPIYASHYSRVNALLDEAALRVTRYIEERGSRAMPLPASQVLDVEKNLSFLSHKAVAVAAGIGWQGKSLLTVSPDYGPRIRLVTVLTDADLIADEPLRNRCGGCTKCTDACPAGAIKNVNTDSHYASRDEALHFERCVHHVREVCAKMENIGSSICGVCIKVCPWGGRKRSKAA; this is encoded by the coding sequence ATGAATACTCAAGAACTCAAGCAAGTTGCGGTGGATGCCGGAGCGACTGTGGCGCGCATCGCGGACCTGGAGCGGCTGCGGGGCATTGAGACCCTGCCACCGGACCTGCTCGACGGGTTCCGGTACGCCGTATCCATGGCCGTGGCCCTGAGCGATCCGATAATCGAGACCATAACGAACCTGCCCACGCCCATCTACGCCTCGCACTACTCCCGGGTGAACGCGCTTCTGGACGAAGCGGCCCTCCGGGTCACGCGGTATATCGAGGAACGCGGGTCAAGAGCCATGCCTCTGCCCGCGAGCCAGGTGCTCGACGTGGAGAAGAACCTTTCCTTTCTCTCCCACAAGGCCGTGGCCGTGGCGGCGGGTATTGGCTGGCAGGGCAAGAGCCTGCTTACCGTCAGCCCGGACTACGGTCCGCGCATCCGGCTGGTCACCGTGCTGACAGACGCCGACCTGATCGCCGACGAGCCGCTGAGAAACCGTTGCGGCGGCTGCACCAAATGCACGGATGCCTGCCCGGCGGGCGCCATCAAGAACGTGAACACCGACTCGCACTACGCCTCCAGGGACGAGGCGCTGCACTTCGAGCGCTGCGTGCACCACGTGCGCGAAGTCTGCGCCAAGATGGAGAACATCGGTTCTTCCATCTGCGGCGTATGCATCAAGGTCTGCCCCTGGGGCGGCAGAAAACGGTCCAAAGCGGCCTGA
- a CDS encoding ABC transporter ATP-binding protein, translated as MNRHCTTTPASSVLLEARGLIKDYGSFRAVHGVDFDIPDDCFVTILGPSGCGKTTILRMIGGFESVTDGSLTLQGTPLMGVMPYERPINTVFQNYALFPHLRVADNVAFGLNLRKLPKAEVKRRVDKALETVKMESMATRYPSQLSGGQQQRVALARAFVNEPKLLLLDEPLGALDLKMRRHMQVELKDLQQRLAMSFLYVTHDQEEAFALSDIIIVMNGGRIEQAACPEDIYHAPVNAYVADFIGGANLVPGTVASVDKASGKAVIETALGTVEAACSPTVAVGEPACLCIRAEDTRPVGAPEAQSMTFKATVTHVVFQGSVKMVEVEVAGQRIVARLSHDVPAEPGDSLNLAVPGHRLRVVHGTPPEGGGAL; from the coding sequence ATGAATCGCCATTGCACAACGACCCCGGCCTCCAGCGTCCTGCTGGAGGCCCGGGGCCTGATCAAGGACTACGGGTCGTTCCGCGCCGTGCACGGTGTGGACTTCGACATTCCGGACGACTGTTTCGTGACCATCCTCGGCCCGTCCGGCTGCGGCAAGACCACCATCCTGCGAATGATCGGCGGGTTCGAGTCCGTGACCGACGGCTCGCTCACCCTGCAGGGGACTCCGCTCATGGGGGTCATGCCCTACGAGCGGCCCATCAACACGGTCTTCCAGAACTACGCCCTGTTCCCGCACCTGCGCGTGGCAGACAACGTGGCCTTTGGCCTGAACCTGCGCAAGCTGCCCAAGGCCGAGGTCAAACGCCGCGTGGACAAGGCGCTTGAGACCGTCAAGATGGAGTCCATGGCGACCCGCTATCCGTCCCAGCTCTCGGGCGGCCAGCAGCAACGCGTGGCCCTGGCCCGCGCCTTCGTCAACGAGCCCAAGCTGCTCCTGCTCGACGAACCCCTGGGCGCGCTGGACCTCAAGATGCGCCGCCATATGCAGGTGGAGCTGAAAGATCTCCAGCAGCGGCTGGCCATGAGCTTCCTGTACGTAACCCACGACCAGGAAGAGGCCTTTGCCCTGTCCGACATCATCATTGTCATGAACGGCGGGCGCATCGAGCAGGCGGCCTGTCCCGAAGATATTTACCATGCCCCGGTCAACGCCTACGTGGCGGACTTCATCGGCGGCGCGAACCTCGTGCCCGGAACGGTCGCGTCCGTTGACAAGGCGTCCGGCAAGGCGGTCATCGAGACCGCGCTGGGTACCGTCGAAGCCGCCTGCAGCCCCACGGTCGCCGTGGGCGAACCCGCCTGCCTGTGCATACGGGCCGAAGACACCCGGCCCGTGGGCGCGCCCGAAGCGCAATCCATGACCTTCAAGGCCACGGTCACCCACGTGGTCTTCCAGGGCAGCGTCAAGATGGTCGAAGTGGAGGTGGCCGGTCAGCGCATCGTGGCCAGGCTGTCCCACGACGTCCCGGCCGAGCCCGGTGATTCACTCAATCTGGCCGTTCCCGGACACCGGCTGCGCGTTGTCCACGGCACGCCCCCCGAGGGAGGCGGCGCGCTATGA
- a CDS encoding ATP-binding protein — MDDFAYDNLGVCYWNGTLGPFNVGVVGTGSMLRVLLDIIYNEAFREFLPEMCLSAISDTTPGQSLPEDCETCPVYPTYREMLDAHPEINLVVEITGDRDVAAALRADLPPSIAIIDHRELIFLCGLHDMAVVKGHYMTSLDHQRTLIQSIIDEIREDIFLLDKSGNIQDLNRTVWQRAGVPRKELLGRPCWEAARLRDGSTFCNQLDPVCPFHKTLLSGRKEEALVTRVNGSGLLQYYRLYAYPIFDMRGQMSHIMVMHRDITERTQREKYQQQQDKFAIIGEISTYLAHEIRNPLYAVGGFANALLRSPKLDEQEREKVQIIVEETRRLDKLLTNMLNFVRPSPGPGSAVDLTGVCREVAELMDVGYGRQGYAIVIKADDHLPSVQGDADSLKQCLVNIIKNSIEAMPEGGNITVSLTMGDGDVVVRITDTGTGMSEIELDRAFNPFYSTKADGNGLGLPLIKKIIEESGGRVTLASRPGQGTTVTLCLQPAMDVDHPAPDRASDS; from the coding sequence ATGGACGATTTCGCATACGACAACCTCGGCGTCTGTTACTGGAACGGGACGCTCGGTCCCTTCAACGTGGGCGTGGTCGGCACCGGCTCCATGCTCCGGGTTCTGCTCGACATCATCTACAACGAGGCCTTCCGCGAATTTCTGCCCGAGATGTGCCTGTCCGCCATCAGCGACACCACCCCCGGCCAGTCGCTGCCCGAGGACTGCGAGACCTGCCCCGTCTACCCGACCTACAGGGAGATGCTCGACGCCCATCCGGAGATCAACCTGGTGGTCGAAATCACCGGCGACCGGGACGTCGCCGCCGCGCTGCGGGCCGACCTGCCACCCTCCATCGCGATCATCGACCACCGGGAGCTGATCTTCCTGTGCGGCCTGCACGACATGGCCGTGGTCAAGGGCCACTACATGACCAGCCTGGACCACCAGCGCACCCTGATCCAGTCCATCATCGACGAAATCCGCGAGGACATCTTCCTTCTGGACAAGAGCGGGAACATCCAGGACCTGAACCGCACGGTCTGGCAGCGGGCGGGCGTGCCGAGAAAGGAACTGCTCGGAAGGCCGTGCTGGGAAGCCGCCCGGCTGCGGGACGGCTCGACCTTCTGCAACCAGCTCGACCCGGTCTGCCCCTTCCACAAGACCCTGCTCAGCGGTCGCAAGGAGGAAGCCTTGGTCACCCGGGTAAACGGCAGCGGCCTGTTGCAGTATTACCGGCTCTACGCCTACCCCATCTTCGACATGCGCGGGCAGATGTCCCACATCATGGTCATGCACCGGGACATTACCGAACGGACCCAGCGCGAAAAGTACCAGCAACAGCAGGATAAATTCGCCATCATCGGGGAGATTTCCACCTACCTGGCCCACGAAATCCGCAACCCGCTCTACGCGGTGGGCGGGTTCGCCAACGCCCTGCTGCGCTCCCCCAAGCTGGACGAGCAGGAACGCGAGAAGGTCCAGATCATCGTGGAGGAGACCCGCCGACTGGACAAGCTCTTGACCAACATGCTCAATTTCGTCCGTCCGTCCCCCGGGCCCGGCTCGGCCGTGGACCTGACGGGCGTGTGCAGGGAGGTGGCGGAGCTCATGGACGTGGGCTACGGCCGCCAGGGATACGCCATCGTCATCAAGGCCGACGACCACCTGCCCTCGGTCCAGGGCGACGCCGACTCCCTGAAACAATGCCTGGTGAACATCATCAAGAACTCCATCGAAGCCATGCCGGAGGGCGGGAATATCACCGTATCCCTGACCATGGGCGACGGCGACGTGGTCGTGCGCATAACGGACACCGGCACGGGGATGAGCGAAATCGAACTGGATCGCGCATTCAACCCCTTCTATTCCACCAAGGCGGACGGCAACGGGCTGGGCCTGCCCCTGATCAAGAAGATCATCGAGGAATCCGGGGGCCGAGTGACCCTGGCCAGCCGCCCGGGGCAGGGAACCACCGTAACCCTGTGTCTGCAACCGGCCATGGATGTGGACCATCCGGCCCCGGACCGAGCCAGCGATTCCTAA
- a CDS encoding ABC transporter substrate-binding protein codes for MRRREFLKYSAMGAMGTMLGTVPGLSWAADKAVHWLTWENLAYDKFVADFVKSTGISIEKGFIGSDDEQFAKIRAGGGADWDLITPGLDKVELYVAADLLQPLDLSKIPNAAKRYAPFMNTPLGKKDGQVYGIPFYWGINPIVYRADLMDKEPDWSTLFEGEKYKGRLAMRDYALEGIAIAAMYVGIPRERIFKMDDKELAECKKACIAQKKLLRTYWNSIADLTNLFATGEVVCAFSWVPPYYDLRAKGIDMGMAKPKEGVIGWCDTCAIPKDASPEGAAAAHELINYVLGPDYGYKLALDGPYAISTSTAREKLTPEEQDRIFIKDLSVMDNFVWKENPTDYGKWVRIWNEVKAS; via the coding sequence ATGCGCAGAAGGGAGTTCCTGAAATACTCGGCCATGGGCGCCATGGGCACCATGCTCGGCACCGTTCCGGGCCTGTCCTGGGCCGCCGACAAGGCCGTGCACTGGCTGACCTGGGAGAATCTGGCCTACGACAAGTTCGTGGCCGACTTCGTCAAATCCACCGGCATTTCCATTGAAAAAGGGTTCATCGGCTCCGACGACGAACAGTTCGCCAAGATCCGCGCGGGCGGCGGGGCCGACTGGGATCTGATCACCCCCGGCCTGGACAAGGTAGAGCTCTACGTGGCCGCCGACCTGCTCCAGCCCCTCGACCTTTCCAAGATCCCCAACGCGGCCAAGCGCTACGCCCCGTTCATGAACACCCCGCTGGGCAAGAAAGACGGCCAGGTCTACGGCATCCCGTTCTACTGGGGCATCAACCCCATCGTCTACCGCGCCGACCTCATGGACAAGGAGCCCGACTGGTCCACCCTGTTCGAAGGTGAGAAGTACAAGGGCCGCTTGGCCATGCGCGACTACGCCCTGGAAGGCATCGCCATCGCCGCCATGTACGTCGGCATCCCCCGCGAGCGCATCTTCAAGATGGACGACAAGGAGCTGGCCGAGTGCAAGAAGGCCTGCATCGCCCAGAAGAAGCTGCTGCGCACCTACTGGAATTCCATCGCCGACCTGACCAACCTGTTCGCCACGGGCGAGGTTGTCTGCGCCTTCTCCTGGGTCCCGCCCTACTACGACCTGCGCGCCAAGGGCATCGACATGGGTATGGCCAAGCCCAAGGAAGGCGTCATCGGCTGGTGCGACACCTGCGCCATCCCCAAGGACGCTTCCCCGGAAGGCGCCGCCGCGGCCCACGAGCTGATCAACTACGTGCTCGGCCCGGACTACGGCTACAAGCTCGCCCTGGACGGCCCGTACGCCATCTCCACCTCCACGGCCCGCGAAAAGCTGACCCCCGAGGAGCAGGATCGCATCTTCATCAAGGACCTCAGCGTCATGGACAACTTCGTCTGGAAGGAAAACCCCACCGATTACGGCAAGTGGGTGCGTATCTGGAACGAAGTGAAGGCCAGCTAG
- a CDS encoding ATP-binding protein — protein MNATPYSRLKWYLVLITLGLSLVPLFALGYVIHNEFRQTYEEKLTDNLRLMVANRRDAISMFLDERVVQLQMLADIHSFAEMSDQAYLNRVFDAVHGTSSSFFDIGVIGQNGVHEAYCGPFDLMDVNYRDEPWFHQVMLKGLYISDVFMGFRNFPHFIIAVKRQESGRTWILRATIDSEVFTSLVRNVRTGKQGDAYIVNGQGVLQTPSRFGGKALAKVALPAHEQAEGVEIASWRRDGVPVIAGITPLPDTNWRLVITENPDEELSPLVRTRSIVYALLGACGLMIFLGAYMTVSSAVSRLRASDRQRADMDAAVMQSSKMASLGKLAAGVAHEVNNPLSIIRESAGWIRDIINDGELGEGPAVDELVEAVSDIDRHVERARTVTHRMLGFARRMEPLQEDVDLNMLANQTASFLENETRHRNIALTTDLAPELPLITTDANQLQQVILNLLENAIDAIDHDGQITVVTRTDRDGVVLNIADSGEGIAKENLAKVFDPFFTTKPTGEGTGLGLSIVYSALSKLGGTIKVDSEPGQGTTFTIRLPFAGPQFTGGKEEP, from the coding sequence ATGAACGCCACACCATACTCCCGCCTCAAGTGGTATCTGGTGCTGATCACCCTGGGACTCTCCCTGGTCCCGCTCTTCGCACTGGGCTACGTCATTCACAACGAGTTCCGGCAGACCTACGAGGAGAAATTGACCGACAACCTGCGGTTAATGGTCGCCAACCGGCGGGACGCCATCTCCATGTTCCTGGACGAGCGGGTGGTCCAGCTCCAGATGCTGGCCGACATCCACTCCTTTGCCGAGATGTCCGACCAGGCCTATCTGAACCGGGTCTTCGACGCGGTCCACGGCACCTCAAGCTCATTCTTCGACATCGGGGTCATCGGCCAGAACGGCGTCCACGAGGCGTACTGCGGGCCGTTCGACCTGATGGACGTGAACTACCGCGACGAGCCGTGGTTCCATCAGGTCATGCTCAAGGGGCTGTACATCAGCGACGTGTTCATGGGCTTCCGCAACTTCCCGCACTTCATCATAGCGGTGAAGCGCCAGGAGTCGGGCAGGACCTGGATTTTGCGGGCGACCATCGACTCCGAGGTGTTCACCTCGCTGGTACGCAACGTGCGCACTGGCAAACAGGGCGACGCATACATCGTCAACGGCCAGGGCGTGCTCCAGACCCCTTCGCGCTTCGGCGGCAAGGCTCTGGCAAAGGTCGCCCTGCCCGCGCATGAACAGGCCGAGGGCGTGGAGATCGCATCCTGGCGGCGGGACGGCGTCCCGGTCATCGCCGGGATCACCCCCCTGCCGGACACCAACTGGCGGCTGGTCATCACGGAAAACCCGGATGAGGAGCTTTCGCCCCTGGTACGCACCCGCTCCATCGTCTACGCCCTGCTCGGCGCCTGCGGCCTGATGATCTTCCTCGGTGCATACATGACCGTGTCCTCGGCCGTTTCCCGGCTGCGGGCCTCGGACCGCCAGCGGGCGGACATGGACGCGGCGGTCATGCAGTCGAGCAAGATGGCCTCCTTGGGCAAGCTGGCCGCGGGCGTGGCGCACGAGGTCAACAACCCGCTGTCCATCATCCGCGAGAGCGCGGGCTGGATCCGGGATATCATCAACGACGGCGAGCTGGGTGAAGGCCCGGCCGTGGATGAGCTGGTCGAGGCGGTCTCGGACATCGACCGCCACGTGGAGCGGGCGCGCACCGTGACCCACCGTATGCTCGGCTTTGCCCGGCGCATGGAGCCGCTGCAGGAGGACGTGGACCTGAACATGCTGGCCAACCAGACCGCGTCCTTCCTGGAAAACGAGACCCGGCACCGGAACATCGCCCTGACAACCGATCTCGCCCCGGAACTCCCCCTGATCACCACCGACGCCAACCAGTTGCAGCAGGTCATCCTGAACCTGCTGGAAAACGCCATCGATGCCATCGACCACGACGGCCAGATCACGGTGGTCACCCGGACGGACCGGGACGGCGTGGTCCTGAACATCGCCGACAGCGGAGAGGGGATCGCCAAGGAAAACCTGGCCAAGGTGTTCGACCCCTTCTTCACCACCAAGCCCACCGGCGAGGGAACCGGGCTGGGCCTTTCCATAGTCTACAGCGCCCTGAGCAAGCTGGGCGGGACCATCAAGGTCGACAGCGAGCCGGGACAGGGCACGACCTTCACCATCCGCCTGCCCTTTGCCGGGCCGCAATTCACGGGCGGCAAGGAGGAACCATGA